One Glycine soja cultivar W05 chromosome 2, ASM419377v2, whole genome shotgun sequence genomic region harbors:
- the LOC114377280 gene encoding protein SIEVE ELEMENT OCCLUSION B-like, translating to MALVTSLSPATPSSVQTNTLNPLGWTDDQILEKVYITHVHTAERYDVESLFNVTTNIIKRATALADSVAVKTGTPVGLIEDKVPLSTFDPPFLKLKHIASQMMNTPHGEHHAHNTAMSILDQLRTYTWDGKAIMGLAALALEYGNFWHLVQTPTGDHLGRSLAQMSRVHIVERNRQAVADYNSLVKNLLIAVECITELERLSTKGYDLKDVPALAEAMQETPVAVYWAIVTTVVCANHFDFLLGESDSRYEIANFDDKLAAVISKLKANLTRSRKKIGDLEDYWRRKKLLQTPTEIVEVLKVLIYHNEVHDPHVYDGITRQMVSIEVFRKKHVLLFISGLDSIRDEVRLLQSIYEGLQEDPREVKGYRKEDFRILWVPVVDEWNLLHRAEYDNLKLEMPWYVAEYFYPLAGIRLIREDLNYKNKPIIPVLNPQGRVVNYNAMHMIFVWGIDAFPFRPSDDDVLTQKWNWFWAEMKKVNPKLQDLIKADSFIFIYGGSDKKWLQDFTQTVEKIKRHEIIKRADAVIEHYPFGREDHRIVPRFWIGIESLFANMIQKTQKDPTIEEIKSLLCLKQQQPGWVLLSKGSNVKLLGGGDPMLATAADFEIWKEKVLEKAGFDVAFKEYYEQKRRNYPQECSHMQLANYPADILHPINCPDAACGRSMEIASVSYKCCHGQTAHHKAEVPESGDVMIEKKLYAS from the exons ATGGCATTAGTGACTTCACTTTCTCCTGCGACCCCTTCTTCGGTTCAAACCAACACTTTGAACCCATTGGGTTGGACTGATGATCAGATCCTGGAGAAGGTTTACATTACCCACGTCCACACCGCTGAAAGGTACGATGTGGAATCGCTTTTCAACGTTACTACAAACATCATCAAGCGTGCTACTGCACTTGCTGACAGTGTTGCTGTTAAG ACTGGCACAcccgttggtcttattgaagaCAAGGTTCCTTTGTCCACTTTCGACCCACCGTTCCTTAAACTTAAGCATATTGCTTCTCAG ATGATGAACACACCTCACGGTGAGCATCACGCACACAACACAGCAATGTCGATCCTCGACCAGCTGAGAACCTACACATGGGACGGAAAAGCGATAATGGGTCTGGCGGCTTTGGCTTTGGAGTATGGAAACTTCTGGCACCTGGTCCAGACTCCGACAGGAGACCATCTGGGAAGATCATTGGCACAGATGAGCCGAGTTCACATCGTGGAGAGGAACAGGCAAGCCGTGGCTGACTACAACAGCTTGGTTAAGAACTTGCTCATCGCGGTTGAGTGCATCACCGAGTTGGAGAGGCTTTCCACCAAAGGTTATGACTTGAAGGACGTCCCAGCCTTGGCAGAAGCCATGCAAGAGACCCCTGTTGCTGTCTACTGGGCCATCGTCACCACTGTTGTCTGTGCTAATCATTTTGATTTCCTCCTTGGTGAATC GGACTCTAGATACGAAATAGCAAATTTTGACGACAAGCTTGCTGCTGTTATCAGCAAGTTAAAGGCGAATCTGACCAGGAGCAGAAAGAAAATAG GTGACCTAGAAGACTACTGGAGGCGTAAGAAGCTGCTTCAAACTCCGACAGAAATCGTAGAGGTTCTCAAGGTTCTGATCTACCACAACGAAGTTCACGACCCCCATGTCTACGATGGCATCACCAGACAAATGGTTAGCATCGAAGTGTTCAGGAAGAAGCACGTGTTACTCTTCATTTCGGGGCTTGACAGTATCAGAGACGAGGTTCGGCTTCTGCAATCAATCTACGAGGGATTGCAGGAAGATCCAAGGGAAGTGAAGGGATACAGAAAAGAGGACTTCAGGATTCTGTGGGTCCCAGTTGTGGATGAGTGGAATCTTCTGCACAGGGCCGAGTATGATAACCTGAAGCTTGAAATGCCGTGGTATGTGGCGGAATACTTCTACCCCTTGGCCGGAATAAGGCTCATAAGGGAGGACTTGAATTACAAGAACAAACCCATCATCCCTGTGCTCAACCCTCAAGGAAGAGTGGTCAACTACAATGCCATGCACATGATTTTCGTCTGGGGCATCGATGCATTCCCTTTCAGAccctctgatgatgatgtcctCACCCAGAAATGGAATTGGTTCTGGGCAGAAATGAAGAAAGTCAATCCCAAGCTACAAGACCTC ATCAAAGCGGACagtttcatcttcatctatgGAGGCAGTGACAAGAAGTGGCTGCAAGATTTCACTCAGACAGTGGAAAAAATCAAAAGGCATGAGATAATCAAGAGGGCAGACGCGGTGATAGAGCACTATCCATTCGGAAGGGAAGATCACAGGATCGTTCCTCGCTTCTGGATTGGCATAGAGAGCTTGTTCGCGAACATGATTCAGAAGACACAAAAGGACCCTACCATTGAAGAAATAAAGAGCTTGCTCTGCCTCAAACAGCAACAACCCGGGTGGGTTCTTCTCAGCAAAGGATCGAACGTGAAGCTGTTGGGGGGTGGGGACCCAATGCTGGCCACTGCAGCTGATTTCGAGATATGGAAGGAAAAGGTGCTGGAGAAAGCAGGGTTTGACGTGGCTTTCAAGGAATACTATGAGCAGAAGCGTCGCAACTACCCTCAGGAATGCTCGCACATGCAGTTGGCTAACTACCCTGCTGATATTCTTCACCCAATTAACTGCCCTGATGCTGCTTGTGGCAGATCCATGGAGATAGCTTCTGTCAGTTACAAGTGCTGCCACGGTCAAACAGCTCATCACAAGGCTGAAGTTCCAGAGAGTGGCGATGTCATGATTGAGAAGAAGCTCTACGCTTCTTAA
- the LOC114377297 gene encoding transcription factor bHLH92, translating into MDRFFPEKILGEIFWDEPFLATDQSDLVQYSQINKAEASPPAATPSAFVQYRDLPRRINSLNGSNSQIMSKKMLAFLRKSWPWPVERNNVQENERNRSFRHMINERMRRQRQRQCCLALHSILPQGTKTDNNSVIQMAAKEIVRLQGCREELQRKNVELEANLEGVESSKGSGSKVQYLRVPHPKSGIDSMVEILKCLKDKGVDTRSIKSTFSPQELFAVLETETDEVADADVESATWGTHDELDWKLHSDAREGSNKKQKTIH; encoded by the exons ATGGATCGCTTTTTTCCTGAGAAAATTCTCGGTGAGATTTTCTGGGATGAACCTTTTTTGGCCACTGATCAAAGTGATTTAGTTCAATATTCCCAGATTAACAAGGCTGAAGCTTCCCCTCCTGCAGCAACTCCAAGCGCTTTTGTTCAATATAGAGACCTACCCAGAAGAATTAATTCTCTAAACGGGTCAAATTCCCAGATCATGAGTAAGAAAATGCTTGCGTTCTTGAGAAAAAGTTGGCCTTGGCCTGTGGAGAGAAATAACGTACAAGAGAATGAGAGAAACCGTAGTTTCAGGCACATGATCAACGAAAGAATGAGAAGACAGAGGCAGAGGCAGTGTTGTTTGGCGCTGCATTCAATATTACCACAAGGAACAAAA ACGGATAATAATTCTGTAATTCAAATGGCGGCAAAGGAGATTGTACGGCTACAAGGATGCAGAGAAGAGTTGCAAAGGAAAAATGTTGAGCTTGAAGCAAATCTTGAAGGTGTTGAGAGCAGCAAAGGTAGCGGAAGTAAAGTTCAATATTTGAGAGTTCCACATCCTAAGTCTGGAATTGATTCTATGGTTGAGATCCTCAAATGCTTGAAAGACAAAGGAGTCGATACCAGAAGCATCAAATCAACTTTCTCCCCACAGGAGTTGTTTGCAGTGTTAGAGACAGAAACTGATGAG GTTGCAGATGCTGATGTTGAAAGCGCTACTTGGGGAACACATGATGAACTTGATTGGAAGCTTCATTCCGATGCCCGGGAAGGTTcaaataaaaagcaaaagacTATACATTAA
- the LOC114377306 gene encoding PKS-NRPS hybrid synthetase CHGG_01239-like: MEDHVSEMSKEVTIPIDGAIDKSVDCSDAFNTTEVFPSREAMLNWARDVAKENGFVLIILRSETSTRSTKYTRSTRCNQRKTFVIMGCDRSGKYRGPYKNALSRKVSGTRKCECPFKLKGKALKKAEGWIVKVMCGCHNHDLEETLVGHPYAGRLSAEEKSLVDALTKSMMKPKDILLTLKDHNMGNVTTIKQIYNARQAYRSSKKGSEMQHLLKLLEHDRYVYWHRKVDDSDAIRDIFWTHPDAIKLLGAFNTVLIIDSTYKTTRYQLPLLEIVGVTSTELTFSVAFAFVESERADNFTWALQKLRGLIVKEDDMPQVIVTVGDIALMSAVQVVFPSSSNLLCRFHINQNVKAKCKSIVHSKEKQDMVMDAWDVIVNSPNEGEYMQRLAFFENVCLDFPIFGDYVKNTWLIPHKEKFVTAWTNRVMHLGNTATNRVEATHWRLKTLLQDSKEDMCSYWDAMKNMITLQHTEIEASFEKSKNVVEHRHNTPFYVKLVGFVSRSALSHITEEYDRVKTAGIDSSICGCIVRTTHGLPCACELARYSTMCHPIPLEAIHAHWRKLKFSDHGTNDNGSELSLQPEVDALYKRFQELDYAGKIILMAKLHEMAFPDTALKCLPPEEVGTKGAPEGLRWKSDGSTKFDPSYLELALRPARDSTSSLSSSQKTVHESKRRRVLPMMDQFPVEIHPFIEDIIDVKGDSNCGYRAVAAQLGMGEESWALVRQDLIRELQQWQDNYAKLFGSNDRVAELRKSLYVGKQASVASWMTIPDMGYVIASRYNVVLVTLSLQECMTFFPLRGRPPLSQSSHRLISIGFVHKCHFVQVVLKADSAIPPTALQWSRYCNAESRSWETSYVSRMQQFRSLFPQKEIGYVDIIED; this comes from the exons ATGGAAGACCATGTTAGTGAGATGTCTAAGGAGGTGACTATTCCAATTGATGGGGCAATAGATAAGTCTGTTGATTGTAGTGATGCATTCAACACTACAGAG GTTTTTCCTTCCCGAGAAGCTATGTTGAATTGGGCTCGAGATGTTGCAAAAGAGAATGGATTTGTCCTTATTATTTTGAGATCAGAGACATCTACAAGATCCACAAAATATACTAGATCTACAAGATGTAATCAAAGGAAGACATTTGTAATTATGGGTTGTGATAGAAGTGGAAAATATAGAGGACCATACAAGAATGCATTATCCCGGAAGGTGAGTGGTACTAGAAAATGTGAGTGTCCcttcaagctaaagggaaaagCATTGAAAAAGGCTGAAGGATGGATTGTTAAGGTAATGTGTGGTTGTCACAACCATGACTTAGAGGAAACATTAGTGGGTCATCCATATGCTGGTCGGTTGAGTGCTGAAGAGAAGTCTTTGGTTGATGCTTTGACAAAGAGCATGATGAAGCCTAAAGACATTTTATTAACATTGAAAGATCATAACATGGGTAATGTCACTACTATCAAGCAGATTTACAATGCCCGACAGGCTTATCGATCCTCTAAAAAAGGTTCAGAAATGCAGCACCTGTTGAAATTATTGGAACATGATCGATATGTGTATTGGCACAGAAAAGTGGACGATTCCGATGCTATTAGAGATATATTCTGGACACATCCAGATGCCATTAAACTTCTGGGTGCTTTCAACACTGTATTGATCATTGATAGTACTTATAAAACCACTAGGTATCAGTTACCACTGCTTGAGATTGTTGGTGTTACTTCAACAGAGTTAACATTCTCTGTTGCATTTGCTTTTGTGGAGTCTGAGCGAGCTGATAACTTCACTTGGGCACTACAAAAGCTAAGAGGATTGATTGTCAAAGAGGATGACATGCCCCAAGTGATTGTGACTGTCGGAGACATTGCTTTGATGAGTGCAGTGCAGGTGGTCTTTCCGAGCTCTTCTAATTTGTTATGTCGTTTTCATATCAACCAAAATGTGAAGGCTAAATGCAAGTCAATAGTTCATTCAAAGGAGAAACAAGACATGGTGATGGATGCATGGGATGTTATTGTGAATTCTCCTAATGAAGGTGAATATATGCAGCGTCTGGcattttttgaaaatgtttGCTTAGACTTTCCTATTTTTGGTGATTATGTGAAAAATACATGGCTGATtccacacaaggaaaaatttgtcaCTGCATGGACAAATCGGGTGATGCATTTGGGTAACACAGCAACCAATAG GGTTGAGGCGACACATTGGAGGTTGAAGACTTTGCTTCAAGATAGCAAGGAGGATATGTGTAGTTATTGGGATGCTATGAAGAACATGATTACATTGCAACACACAGAGATTGAGGCATCATTCGAGAAAAGCAAAAACGTAGTGGAACACCGGCATAATACTCCATTCTACGTCAAATTGGTGGGATTTGTATCAAGGAGTGCATTGAGTCATATAACTGAGGAGTATGATCGAGTTAAGACTGCTGGTATTGATAGTTCTATCTGTGGGTGCATAGTTAGAACTACACATGGTCTACCTTGTGCATGTGAACTTGCTAGGTACAGCACGATGTGTCACCCAATTCCCTTGGAGGCAATTCATGCTCATTGGAGGAAGTTAAAGTTTAGTGACCACGGAACAAATGACAATGGGTCTGAGTTATCATTGCAACCTGAAGTTGATGCTTTGTACAAGCGATTTCAGGAACTTGATTATGCTGGGAAAATTATTCTAATGGCTAAATTGCATGAAATGGCATTTCCTGATACAGCTTTGAAGTGTCTACCTCCTGAAGAGGTAGGAACAAAGGGTGCTCCAGAGGGTCTACGGTGGAAAAGTGATGGATCAACTAAATTTGACCCTTCATATTTGGAGCTTGCATTGCGTCCTGCCCGTGATAGCACATCATCTCTCTCTTCATCTCAGAAAACAGTCCATGAGTCTAAACGCAGGAGAGTTCTGCCAATGATGGACCAATTTCCGGTTGAGATCCATCCATTTATTGAAGACATTATTGATGTGAAAGGAGATTCAAATTGTGGTTATCGTGCTGTTGCAGCTCAACTTGGTATGGGTGAGGAGTCATGGGCTCTAGTCCGTCAGGATTTAATTAGAGAGCTTCAACAGTGGCAAGATAATTATGCGAAACTCTTTGGTAGCAATGACCGAGTGGCTGAACTGAGGAAATCTTTGTATGTTGGCAAGCAGGCATCTGTCGCTAGTTGGATGACCATACCAGATATGGGCTATGTAATTGCCTCAAGATATAACGTGGTCCTAGTCACTTTATCCTTGCAGGAGTGCATGACCTTTTTCCCTCTTAGAGGACGACCACCACTATCTCAGTCAAGTCACCGTCTTATTTCCATTGGGTTTGTGCATAAATGTCACTTTGTACAG GTTGTTTTGAAGGCTGACTCAGCAATACCTCCCACCGCTTTGCAGTGGTCAAGATACTGTAATGCTGAATCTCGCTCTTGGGAAACTTCATATGTTAGTCGCATGCAACAATTTAGGTCGTTGTTTCCACAAAAAGAAATAGGTTATGTAGACATTATTGAGGATTAG